In Prescottella soli, a genomic segment contains:
- a CDS encoding helix-turn-helix transcriptional regulator, which translates to MAARDLAGYRRCGAVRIDRLAAEAGLSARLLQRRFPAAVGVGPKEFQRLTRLQHATRTLLLDAESRYLATALDAGFDDQNHFIREFRRFTGRTPAATLGRGMSHFYYETSAGHRQDGAPTIPDDRASRPRCPPLSASHSF; encoded by the coding sequence GTGGCTGCCCGAGATCTGGCCGGGTACCGGCGTTGCGGAGCCGTTCGCATCGACCGCCTCGCCGCGGAAGCCGGGCTCAGCGCGCGACTGTTGCAGCGCCGCTTTCCGGCCGCCGTCGGGGTCGGCCCCAAGGAGTTCCAACGGCTGACGCGTCTCCAGCACGCCACGCGGACACTTCTGCTGGACGCCGAATCACGATATCTGGCAACGGCTCTCGACGCCGGTTTCGACGACCAGAATCACTTCATCCGGGAGTTCCGTCGGTTCACCGGGCGAACACCCGCCGCGACCTTGGGGCGGGGCATGTCACATTTCTACTATGAGACGTCCGCGGGTCACCGTCAGGATGGGGCACCGACGATCCCCGACGACCGGGCGAGTCGACCGCGTTGTCCACCGCTGAGTGCTTCCCACAGTTTCTGA